The Lycium barbarum isolate Lr01 chromosome 9, ASM1917538v2, whole genome shotgun sequence genome has a segment encoding these proteins:
- the LOC132611195 gene encoding LOB domain-containing protein 12-like produces MGAGNFPCASCKLLRRRCAKDCVFSPYFPSDDPHKFAIVHKVFGASNISKMLQELPVHQKGDAVSSLVYEANARMKDPVYGCVGAISYLQNQVSQLQMQLALAQAEILCIQMQSQDQPTALTPPLHELVADDKSFFFSDNLNYFDSSSHKCNSGISQEGDFLWT; encoded by the exons ATGGGTGCAGGAAACTTTCCATGCGCTTCATGCAAGCTGCTGAGACGCCGTTGCGCCAAGGATTGCGTATTTTCTCCTTACTTCCCTTCTGATGATCCTCACAAATTTGCCATTGTTCATAAGGTCTTTGGTGCCAGCAATATCAGCAAAATGTTACAG GAGCTTCCGGTGCATCAAAAGGGAGATGCAGTGAGCAGTCTAGTATATGAAGCAAATGCAAGGATGAAGGATCCTGTATATGGATGTGTTGGTGCCATATCCTACTTGCAGAACCAGGTCTCCCAGCTGCAAATGCAACTTGCATTGGCTCAAGCTGAGATCCTTTGCATCCAAATGCAATCACAAGATCAGCCAACAGCTTTGACCCCACCATTACATGAATTAGTAGCAGATGACAAGTCATTCTTCTTCTCAGACAACCTCAATTACTTTGACTCTAGCTCCCACAAATGTAATTCAGGAATTTCTCAAGAGGGAGACTTTCTTTGGACATAA